Proteins from one Juglans microcarpa x Juglans regia isolate MS1-56 chromosome 6S, Jm3101_v1.0, whole genome shotgun sequence genomic window:
- the LOC121236658 gene encoding coenzyme Q-binding protein COQ10 homolog B, mitochondrial-like, which yields MPEVALILLLFKVQWEYLAFKFPPFCLNPPESLIRHTPFSVSLPTFDEAHNSREVPLEPYSFGGLPKILWGQSNSSLRLFIRSVKNTRQLQKFDQRRCFRSIAGIETPSVRHSADGLQVSLRSLFNNSHTAQTRRFLGCGDGDEGGVLSKVYEERIVLGYSPEQLFDVVAAVDLYNGFVPWCRRSEILKQHPDGSFDAELEIGFKFLVESYISHVELSKPKSIKTTAKDSAIFDHLINIWEFNPGPVPGTCNLHFLVDFKFQSPLYRQVASMFFKEVISQLVRSFSQRCSLVYGPGVPTLENSYGQSS from the exons ATGCCCGAGGTCGCTCTGATTCTTCTTCTGTTCAAAGTCCAATGGGAATATTTGGCGTTCAAGTTCCCACCTTtctg CCTCAACCCGCCCGAATCGCTGATTCGCCATACCcccttctctgtctctctccccACATTCGACGAGGCGCACAATTCTAGAGAGGTTCCGTTAGAGCCGTACAG TTTTGGGGGACTTCCCAAAATCTTGTGGGGTCAATCCAATTCAAG TCTCAGGCTTTTTATTAGGTCCGTTAAGAACACCCGGCAGTTGCAGAAATTTGATCAGAGGCGATGCTTTCGTAGCATTGCTGGTATCGAGACCCCTTCGGTCCGTCATTCTGCCGATGGTCTCCAAGTTTCCCTGCGGAGTTTGTTTAATAACAGTCACACAGCTCAAACGAGGCGGTTTCTTGGTTGTGGTGACGGTGATGAGGGCGGTGTCCTGTCGAAAGTTTACGAGGAGAGGATTGTCTTGGG GTATTCTCCAGAGCAGTTGTTTGATGTAGTTGCAGCTGTTGACTTGTATAATGGTTTTGTCCCGTGGTGTCGGCGATCTGAGATACTTAAACAACACCCTGATGGGTCTTTTGATGCTGAGCTCGAGATtggtttcaaatttcttgttgAAAGTTACATTTCGCATGTAGAGTTGAGCAAGCCGAAGTCCATAAAG ACAACTGCAAAGGATAGTGCGATTTTTGACCACTTGATAAACATATGGGAGTTCAATCCGGGACCAGTTCCAGGAACTTGTAACCTTCATTTTTTGGTGGATTTTAAGTTCCAGTCACCGCTTTACCGACAG GTAGCATCCATGTTCTTCAAGGAGGTGATCTCTCAACTTGTACGTTCATTCAGCCAGCGCTGCAGTTTGGTGTATGGACCAGGGGTCCCAACCCTTGAAAATTCATATGGTCAAAGCTCATGA
- the LOC121237143 gene encoding putative F-box/LRR-repeat protein At3g58880: MDTTELPLNLFSDGTRRIKHFREDNVDWFSSLPDSLVVHIFSFLKMEEIIRTSILSRRFRYLYLSVPYLDFDSEELSAKLGDQYCMRTYLDDFMSQRNENRMLRFRLRWLCFEPQSDENRIVAWLCNVLHCGVQELDIEISIGRQGTFILPAMSSFSCGYLEVLKLNLHGGHLVLPSSVFLSLRILSMKSVRIFHDSFGDWISSSCQRLETLNLENVTGIVKLHVTHSFLEHLLISQRSGNLLNRIDVSCESLKTLSIKWFFQLHKTRSLNISAPNLQKFKWMGNIVSHYSLKNIICLQDTMLFLVPPQPGVMDMESFKVVDLLHTIKHARVLELNCWLIEALSRQDCLPPSLYDLQDLVMDISCLKDSIIPALASILKKSPHIKHLTIRGCGRLGLVIPGNVAAGKFGMIFWENEHFTNLRELRTVEMELRGGKNERAFLLHLIRQGKVLEKITIHTRVTHLWLTATDQFLQGVKWASPSLQICFVESQSGQDLLNE; the protein is encoded by the exons ATGGATACTACGGAACTACCATTGAACTTATTCTCCGATGGAACTCGAAGGATTAAGCACTTTAGAGAAGATAATGTGGATTGGTTCAGCAGTCTGCCCGATTCTCTTGTTGTTCACATCTTCTCTTTTCTTAAGATGGAAGAGATCATTCGAACCAGCATATTATCAAGAAGATTTAGATATCTATACCTTTCGGTACCATACTTGGATTTTGACTCGGAGGAACTCAGTGCCAAACTTGGAGACCAATATTGTATGAGAACATATCTTGATGATTTTATGTCTCAACGAAATGAGAATCGGATGCTGAGGTTTCGCCTCCGATGGTTATGTTTTGAACCCCAATCTGATGAAAACCGTATTGTTGCTTGGCTGTGTAATGTGTTACATTGTGGTGTCCAGGAGCTTGATATCGAAATTTCCATAGGAAGACAGGGAACCTTTATACTGCCAGCCATGAGCAGCTTCAGTTGTGGATACCTGGAGGTGCTTAAGTTGAATTTGCATGGAGGTCATCTTGTTCTGCCCTCTTCTGTATTTCTCTCACTCCGGATTTTATCCATGAAATCTGTTAGAATCTTCCACGATTCTTTTGGAGACTGGATTTCATCTTCCTGTCAGCGGCTTGAAactttaaatcttgaaaatgtTACTGGTATCGTCAAGCTCCACGTTACCCATTCATTTTTAGAACATCTATTGATTTCTCAACGCTCTGGTAATTTGCTCAACAGGATTGATGTATCGTGCGAGAGCCTTAAGACATTATCTATCAAGTGGTTCTTTCAACTCCATAAAACCAGATCATTAAATATTTCAGCCCCCAATCTTCAAAAGTTCAAATGGATGGGAAATATCGTTAGCCATTATTCTCTTAAGAACATTATTTGTCTACAAGATACCATGCTCTTTCTTGTCCCTCCTCAGCCTGGAGTGATGGATATGGAGAGCTTCAAGGTTGTTGACCTCCTCCACACTATCAAGCATGCCAGAGTTTTAGAACTGAATTGCTGGTTGATTGAG GCTCTATCAAGGCAAGACTGCCTGCCACCTTCATTATATGATTTGCAAGACTTAGTTATGGATATTAGCTGCTTGAAGGACTCCATAATCCCAGCATTGGCTTCAATTCTGAAGAAGTCTCCTCATATAAAGCACTTGACCATAAGAGGCTGTGGCAGATTGGGACTCGTTATT CCTGGAAATGTGGCTGCGGGCAAATTTGGTATGATATTTTGGGAAAATGAACACTTCACCAATCTTCGAGAATTGAGGACAGTAGAGATGGAGCTTAGAGGAGGAAAGAATGAAAGAGCATTTCTGCTACATTTAATAAGACAGGGAAAAGTATTGGAAAAGATAACCATTCACACACGTGTTACTCATCTTTGGTTAACAGCAACTGATCAATTTCTGCAAGGAGTCAAGTGGGCTTCTCCTTCTTTGCAAATATGCTTTGTAGAATCACAATCGGGTCAAGATCTACTCAATGAATAG
- the LOC121237142 gene encoding protein FAR-RED IMPAIRED RESPONSE 1-like isoform X2 — MAESSKSSNSEITNVDRVRNLNVSLLDKRENVMEILYGKDGSESAEEPKVGMSFSSEEEVRLYYMKYAKQVGFGVSKRSSKPGDNGKLRYFTLACVQQGTPKSNASNILKPRAVEKMGCKAKINAALTLDGRFTLSTVVLEHTHALSPGKAIFFRCHKRLGSKAKRKLEPNEISGVHTSKNFKSLVETKSSENLPLEEKDYQIDKTRQHQLGVGGSEALRNFFIRMQQKNDHFFYVMDVDDECQVRNVFWADARCKAAYESFGDVITFDTTYLTKAYKIPLVSFMGVNHHGQLILFGCGLILSEDTNSFVSLFESWLRFMNCRAPNAIITDQDKALQNAIARVFPRAQHRFCLWQIIKRLTENFGAHSQYEAIKSSLQSCVYDSLSPDEFEESWQKLLERYNLHDNAWLNLLYGDRHLWIPSYLKNTFLAGMCTIQRGEGMNSFFDDYMNSKTTLKQFFEQYDNVLRRKVENEITADFNSFSTQIPCITHYSIEKQLQEVYTITKFKEVQDEFRGFLYCVASLPTCEGSIHLYQVTDEIKVDGFIKRAKFCVAFNEDNSEVKCTCNLFEFKGILCRHALRVLTMLDKDLSSKYILDRWRKDLKRKYNFVKSSYDDLSGNLEAQRYDKLTKSFFEVALIASKSEEACMKSISHVSRLKGELFHHGSSCDSNTPSHHLPGASLGISKQAPYHTSDVMDQDGGMSTTNQDVHVNILFIYMQSLS, encoded by the exons ATGGCGGAGTCCAGCAAGTCATCGAATTCAG AAATCACCAATGTTGACCGCGTGAGGAACTTGAATGTTTCCCTCCTGGATAAAAGGGAAAATGTTATGGAAATTCTATATGGGAAAGATGGTAGTGAAAGTGCCGAAGAACCGAAGGTTGGAATGAGTTTTTCATCTGAAGAAGAAGTCAGGTTATATTATATGAAGTATGCTAAGCAAGTAGGGTTCGGTGTATCAAAAAGAAGTTCTAAACCTGGAGATAATGGGAAGTTGAGATATTTTACCCTTGCATGTGTTCAACAAGGCACGCCAAAGAGCAACGCATCCAATATTCTTAAACCAAGAGCAGTAGAAAAAATGGGGTGCAAGGCCAAGATCAATGCGGCTTTAACTCTTGATGGAAGGTTTACTTTGTCTACCGTTGTGCTTGAACACACGCATGCTTTGAGTCCAGGAAaagcaatattttttagatgtcATAAGAGGTTAGGTTCTAAAGCAAAGAGAAAGCTTGAAcccaatgaaatatctggaGTACATACAAGTAAGAACTTTAAATCACTTGTTGAAACGAAGAGTTCTGAGAATCTTCCTCTTGAAGAGAAAGATTACCAGATTGACAAAACAAGGCAGCATCAGCTAGGAGTGGGAGGTAGCGAAGCTCTTCGTAACTTCTTCATTAGAATGCAAcaaaaaaatgaccattttttCTACGTGATGGACGTGGATGATGAATGCCAAGTGAGAAATGTGTTTTGGGCAGATGCACGATGTAAAGCTGCATATGAATCTTTTGGAGATGTAATAACATTTGACACAACATACTTGACCAAGGCATATAAAATTCCACTTGTATCTTTCATGGGAGTGAATCATCATGGCCAGTTGATTCTTTTTGGGTGTGGATTAATATTAAGTGAGGATACAAATAGTTTTGTATCGTTGTTTGAAtcatggttgagatttatgaatTGTCGAGCTCCCAATGCAATAATTACAGATCAAGATAAAGCACTGCAAAATGCAATAGCAAGGGTTTTCCCAAGAGCTCAACATAGATTTTGTTTGTGGCAAATCATAAAAAGACTTACAGAAAATTTTGGAGCACACTCCCAATACGAAGCCATTAAGAGCAGTCTACAAAGCTGTGTATATGACTCTTTAAGTCCTGATGAATTCGAAGAAAGTTGGCAAAAATTACTTGAGAGGTATAATCTTCATGATAATGCTTGGTTGAATTTGCTATATGGTGACCGACATCTTTGGATACCATCATActtgaaaaatacatttttggccGGGATGTGTACAATACAACGGGGTGAAGGTATGAATTCTTTCTTTGATGATTATATGAACTCAAAGACCACGTTGAAACAATTTTTTGAGCAGTATGATAATGTCTTGAGGAGAAAGGTTGAGAATGAGATTACAGCTGATTTCAATTCTTTTAGTACACAAATTCCTTGTATAACCCATTATTCTATTGAGAAGCAATTGCAAGAAGTTTATACCATCACAAAGTTCAAAGAAGTTCAAGATGAGTTTAGGGGATTTTTATATTGTGTTGCATCTTTGCCAACATGTGAAGGTTCAATTCATTTGTATCAAGTGActgatgagataaaagttgatgGATTCATAAAACGTGCAAAATTTTGTGTTGCCTTCAATGAAGATAATTCTGAAGTGAAATGCACTTGTAACTTGTTTGAGTTCAAAGGAATCCTATGTAGACATGCTCTTCGTGTGTTGACCATGTTAGATAAAGACTTGTcatcaaaatacattttggatCGGTGGAGGAAGGATTTGAAacgaaaatataattttgttaagagCAGTTATGATGATTTAAGTGGGAATCTAGAAGCACAAAGATATGATAAGCTGACTAAGTCATTTTTTGAAGTAGCATTGATTGCATCAAAAAGCGAGGAAGCTTGCATGAAGTCGATTAGTCATGTAAGTAGATTGAAGGGGGAATTGTTTCATCATGGGTCAAGTTGTGATAGCAATACACCCTCCCATCACCTCCCAGGTGCTTCCCTCGGGATTTCAAAGCAG gcaCCATATCATACATCGGATGTTATGGATCAGGATGGTGGAATGTCCACTACAAATCAAGATGTGCATGTTAATATTC TTTTTATCTACATGCAGAGCTTGTCGTGA
- the LOC121237142 gene encoding protein FAR-RED IMPAIRED RESPONSE 1-like isoform X1 produces MAESSKSSNSEITNVDRVRNLNVSLLDKRENVMEILYGKDGSESAEEPKVGMSFSSEEEVRLYYMKYAKQVGFGVSKRSSKPGDNGKLRYFTLACVQQGTPKSNASNILKPRAVEKMGCKAKINAALTLDGRFTLSTVVLEHTHALSPGKAIFFRCHKRLGSKAKRKLEPNEISGVHTSKNFKSLVETKSSENLPLEEKDYQIDKTRQHQLGVGGSEALRNFFIRMQQKNDHFFYVMDVDDECQVRNVFWADARCKAAYESFGDVITFDTTYLTKAYKIPLVSFMGVNHHGQLILFGCGLILSEDTNSFVSLFESWLRFMNCRAPNAIITDQDKALQNAIARVFPRAQHRFCLWQIIKRLTENFGAHSQYEAIKSSLQSCVYDSLSPDEFEESWQKLLERYNLHDNAWLNLLYGDRHLWIPSYLKNTFLAGMCTIQRGEGMNSFFDDYMNSKTTLKQFFEQYDNVLRRKVENEITADFNSFSTQIPCITHYSIEKQLQEVYTITKFKEVQDEFRGFLYCVASLPTCEGSIHLYQVTDEIKVDGFIKRAKFCVAFNEDNSEVKCTCNLFEFKGILCRHALRVLTMLDKDLSSKYILDRWRKDLKRKYNFVKSSYDDLSGNLEAQRYDKLTKSFFEVALIASKSEEACMKSISHVSRLKGELFHHGSSCDSNTPSHHLPGASLGISKQAPYHTSDVMDQDGGMSTTNQDVHVNIRTNFRRMGEVETPIFK; encoded by the exons ATGGCGGAGTCCAGCAAGTCATCGAATTCAG AAATCACCAATGTTGACCGCGTGAGGAACTTGAATGTTTCCCTCCTGGATAAAAGGGAAAATGTTATGGAAATTCTATATGGGAAAGATGGTAGTGAAAGTGCCGAAGAACCGAAGGTTGGAATGAGTTTTTCATCTGAAGAAGAAGTCAGGTTATATTATATGAAGTATGCTAAGCAAGTAGGGTTCGGTGTATCAAAAAGAAGTTCTAAACCTGGAGATAATGGGAAGTTGAGATATTTTACCCTTGCATGTGTTCAACAAGGCACGCCAAAGAGCAACGCATCCAATATTCTTAAACCAAGAGCAGTAGAAAAAATGGGGTGCAAGGCCAAGATCAATGCGGCTTTAACTCTTGATGGAAGGTTTACTTTGTCTACCGTTGTGCTTGAACACACGCATGCTTTGAGTCCAGGAAaagcaatattttttagatgtcATAAGAGGTTAGGTTCTAAAGCAAAGAGAAAGCTTGAAcccaatgaaatatctggaGTACATACAAGTAAGAACTTTAAATCACTTGTTGAAACGAAGAGTTCTGAGAATCTTCCTCTTGAAGAGAAAGATTACCAGATTGACAAAACAAGGCAGCATCAGCTAGGAGTGGGAGGTAGCGAAGCTCTTCGTAACTTCTTCATTAGAATGCAAcaaaaaaatgaccattttttCTACGTGATGGACGTGGATGATGAATGCCAAGTGAGAAATGTGTTTTGGGCAGATGCACGATGTAAAGCTGCATATGAATCTTTTGGAGATGTAATAACATTTGACACAACATACTTGACCAAGGCATATAAAATTCCACTTGTATCTTTCATGGGAGTGAATCATCATGGCCAGTTGATTCTTTTTGGGTGTGGATTAATATTAAGTGAGGATACAAATAGTTTTGTATCGTTGTTTGAAtcatggttgagatttatgaatTGTCGAGCTCCCAATGCAATAATTACAGATCAAGATAAAGCACTGCAAAATGCAATAGCAAGGGTTTTCCCAAGAGCTCAACATAGATTTTGTTTGTGGCAAATCATAAAAAGACTTACAGAAAATTTTGGAGCACACTCCCAATACGAAGCCATTAAGAGCAGTCTACAAAGCTGTGTATATGACTCTTTAAGTCCTGATGAATTCGAAGAAAGTTGGCAAAAATTACTTGAGAGGTATAATCTTCATGATAATGCTTGGTTGAATTTGCTATATGGTGACCGACATCTTTGGATACCATCATActtgaaaaatacatttttggccGGGATGTGTACAATACAACGGGGTGAAGGTATGAATTCTTTCTTTGATGATTATATGAACTCAAAGACCACGTTGAAACAATTTTTTGAGCAGTATGATAATGTCTTGAGGAGAAAGGTTGAGAATGAGATTACAGCTGATTTCAATTCTTTTAGTACACAAATTCCTTGTATAACCCATTATTCTATTGAGAAGCAATTGCAAGAAGTTTATACCATCACAAAGTTCAAAGAAGTTCAAGATGAGTTTAGGGGATTTTTATATTGTGTTGCATCTTTGCCAACATGTGAAGGTTCAATTCATTTGTATCAAGTGActgatgagataaaagttgatgGATTCATAAAACGTGCAAAATTTTGTGTTGCCTTCAATGAAGATAATTCTGAAGTGAAATGCACTTGTAACTTGTTTGAGTTCAAAGGAATCCTATGTAGACATGCTCTTCGTGTGTTGACCATGTTAGATAAAGACTTGTcatcaaaatacattttggatCGGTGGAGGAAGGATTTGAAacgaaaatataattttgttaagagCAGTTATGATGATTTAAGTGGGAATCTAGAAGCACAAAGATATGATAAGCTGACTAAGTCATTTTTTGAAGTAGCATTGATTGCATCAAAAAGCGAGGAAGCTTGCATGAAGTCGATTAGTCATGTAAGTAGATTGAAGGGGGAATTGTTTCATCATGGGTCAAGTTGTGATAGCAATACACCCTCCCATCACCTCCCAGGTGCTTCCCTCGGGATTTCAAAGCAG gcaCCATATCATACATCGGATGTTATGGATCAGGATGGTGGAATGTCCACTACAAATCAAGATGTGCATGTTAATATTC GAACAAATTTTAGACGGATGGGAGAAGTTGAAACGCCCATTTTTAAATAG
- the LOC121237142 gene encoding protein FAR-RED IMPAIRED RESPONSE 1-like isoform X3 yields MEILYGKDGSESAEEPKVGMSFSSEEEVRLYYMKYAKQVGFGVSKRSSKPGDNGKLRYFTLACVQQGTPKSNASNILKPRAVEKMGCKAKINAALTLDGRFTLSTVVLEHTHALSPGKAIFFRCHKRLGSKAKRKLEPNEISGVHTSKNFKSLVETKSSENLPLEEKDYQIDKTRQHQLGVGGSEALRNFFIRMQQKNDHFFYVMDVDDECQVRNVFWADARCKAAYESFGDVITFDTTYLTKAYKIPLVSFMGVNHHGQLILFGCGLILSEDTNSFVSLFESWLRFMNCRAPNAIITDQDKALQNAIARVFPRAQHRFCLWQIIKRLTENFGAHSQYEAIKSSLQSCVYDSLSPDEFEESWQKLLERYNLHDNAWLNLLYGDRHLWIPSYLKNTFLAGMCTIQRGEGMNSFFDDYMNSKTTLKQFFEQYDNVLRRKVENEITADFNSFSTQIPCITHYSIEKQLQEVYTITKFKEVQDEFRGFLYCVASLPTCEGSIHLYQVTDEIKVDGFIKRAKFCVAFNEDNSEVKCTCNLFEFKGILCRHALRVLTMLDKDLSSKYILDRWRKDLKRKYNFVKSSYDDLSGNLEAQRYDKLTKSFFEVALIASKSEEACMKSISHVSRLKGELFHHGSSCDSNTPSHHLPGASLGISKQAPYHTSDVMDQDGGMSTTNQDVHVNIRTNFRRMGEVETPIFK; encoded by the exons ATGGAAATTCTATATGGGAAAGATGGTAGTGAAAGTGCCGAAGAACCGAAGGTTGGAATGAGTTTTTCATCTGAAGAAGAAGTCAGGTTATATTATATGAAGTATGCTAAGCAAGTAGGGTTCGGTGTATCAAAAAGAAGTTCTAAACCTGGAGATAATGGGAAGTTGAGATATTTTACCCTTGCATGTGTTCAACAAGGCACGCCAAAGAGCAACGCATCCAATATTCTTAAACCAAGAGCAGTAGAAAAAATGGGGTGCAAGGCCAAGATCAATGCGGCTTTAACTCTTGATGGAAGGTTTACTTTGTCTACCGTTGTGCTTGAACACACGCATGCTTTGAGTCCAGGAAaagcaatattttttagatgtcATAAGAGGTTAGGTTCTAAAGCAAAGAGAAAGCTTGAAcccaatgaaatatctggaGTACATACAAGTAAGAACTTTAAATCACTTGTTGAAACGAAGAGTTCTGAGAATCTTCCTCTTGAAGAGAAAGATTACCAGATTGACAAAACAAGGCAGCATCAGCTAGGAGTGGGAGGTAGCGAAGCTCTTCGTAACTTCTTCATTAGAATGCAAcaaaaaaatgaccattttttCTACGTGATGGACGTGGATGATGAATGCCAAGTGAGAAATGTGTTTTGGGCAGATGCACGATGTAAAGCTGCATATGAATCTTTTGGAGATGTAATAACATTTGACACAACATACTTGACCAAGGCATATAAAATTCCACTTGTATCTTTCATGGGAGTGAATCATCATGGCCAGTTGATTCTTTTTGGGTGTGGATTAATATTAAGTGAGGATACAAATAGTTTTGTATCGTTGTTTGAAtcatggttgagatttatgaatTGTCGAGCTCCCAATGCAATAATTACAGATCAAGATAAAGCACTGCAAAATGCAATAGCAAGGGTTTTCCCAAGAGCTCAACATAGATTTTGTTTGTGGCAAATCATAAAAAGACTTACAGAAAATTTTGGAGCACACTCCCAATACGAAGCCATTAAGAGCAGTCTACAAAGCTGTGTATATGACTCTTTAAGTCCTGATGAATTCGAAGAAAGTTGGCAAAAATTACTTGAGAGGTATAATCTTCATGATAATGCTTGGTTGAATTTGCTATATGGTGACCGACATCTTTGGATACCATCATActtgaaaaatacatttttggccGGGATGTGTACAATACAACGGGGTGAAGGTATGAATTCTTTCTTTGATGATTATATGAACTCAAAGACCACGTTGAAACAATTTTTTGAGCAGTATGATAATGTCTTGAGGAGAAAGGTTGAGAATGAGATTACAGCTGATTTCAATTCTTTTAGTACACAAATTCCTTGTATAACCCATTATTCTATTGAGAAGCAATTGCAAGAAGTTTATACCATCACAAAGTTCAAAGAAGTTCAAGATGAGTTTAGGGGATTTTTATATTGTGTTGCATCTTTGCCAACATGTGAAGGTTCAATTCATTTGTATCAAGTGActgatgagataaaagttgatgGATTCATAAAACGTGCAAAATTTTGTGTTGCCTTCAATGAAGATAATTCTGAAGTGAAATGCACTTGTAACTTGTTTGAGTTCAAAGGAATCCTATGTAGACATGCTCTTCGTGTGTTGACCATGTTAGATAAAGACTTGTcatcaaaatacattttggatCGGTGGAGGAAGGATTTGAAacgaaaatataattttgttaagagCAGTTATGATGATTTAAGTGGGAATCTAGAAGCACAAAGATATGATAAGCTGACTAAGTCATTTTTTGAAGTAGCATTGATTGCATCAAAAAGCGAGGAAGCTTGCATGAAGTCGATTAGTCATGTAAGTAGATTGAAGGGGGAATTGTTTCATCATGGGTCAAGTTGTGATAGCAATACACCCTCCCATCACCTCCCAGGTGCTTCCCTCGGGATTTCAAAGCAG gcaCCATATCATACATCGGATGTTATGGATCAGGATGGTGGAATGTCCACTACAAATCAAGATGTGCATGTTAATATTC GAACAAATTTTAGACGGATGGGAGAAGTTGAAACGCCCATTTTTAAATAG
- the LOC121237148 gene encoding protein AE7 isoform X1 — MVFELINANPVVYEKKERRARSAPSDYSDEYAAEPIDQQEVFDHVRDIKDPEHPYSLEELKVITEDAIEVDDMQSYVRVTFTPTVEHCSMATIIGLCLRVKLLRSLPSRYKVDIRVAPGSHASEASVNKQLNDKERVAAALENPNLVDMVDECLAPSYG, encoded by the exons ATGGTTTTCGAATTAATAAACGCGAACCCCGTCGTGTACGAGAAGAAAGAGCGTCGAGCTCGAAGCGCGCCGAGTGATTATTCAGATGAATACGCCGCGGAACCCATCGATCAACAAGAAGTTTTCG ATCATGTAAGAGATATAAAGGACCCAGAGCACCCATACTCGTTGGAGGAGCTCAAAGTAATAACAGAAGATGCAATCGAAGTAGATGACATGCAAAGTTATGTTAG AGTCACATTTACTCCCACAGTTGAACACTGCAGCATGGCGACAATTATTGGACTTTGCTTGCGAGTAAAACTTTTGAGGAGCTTGCCTTCTCGTTACAAG GTTGATATAAGGGTAGCCCCTGGGTCTCATGCATCTGAAGCatcag TTAACAAACAACTGAATGACAAAGAACGGGTGGCAGCAGCACTGGAGAACCCAAATCTCGTGGATATGGTCGATGAATGCCTGGCTCCATCTTATGGTTGA
- the LOC121237148 gene encoding protein AE7 isoform X2 has product MVFELINANPVVYEKKERRARSAPSDYSDEYAAEPIDQQEVFDHVRDIKDPEHPYSLEELKVITEDAIEVDDMQSYVRVTFTPTVEHCSMATIIGLCLRVKLLRSLPSRYKVDIRVAPGSHASEASGSLSLSLSLHVPSIWMLTMLTKVMHSM; this is encoded by the exons ATGGTTTTCGAATTAATAAACGCGAACCCCGTCGTGTACGAGAAGAAAGAGCGTCGAGCTCGAAGCGCGCCGAGTGATTATTCAGATGAATACGCCGCGGAACCCATCGATCAACAAGAAGTTTTCG ATCATGTAAGAGATATAAAGGACCCAGAGCACCCATACTCGTTGGAGGAGCTCAAAGTAATAACAGAAGATGCAATCGAAGTAGATGACATGCAAAGTTATGTTAG AGTCACATTTACTCCCACAGTTGAACACTGCAGCATGGCGACAATTATTGGACTTTGCTTGCGAGTAAAACTTTTGAGGAGCTTGCCTTCTCGTTACAAG GTTGATATAAGGGTAGCCCCTGGGTCTCATGCATCTGAAGCatcaggttctctctctctctctctctccctgcaCGTGCCTAGCATATGGATGCTCA CCATGCTAACCAAAGTAATGCATAGTATGTAG
- the LOC121237147 gene encoding vacuolar protein sorting-associated protein 25 produces MQKLGDFKLPHFFNYPPYFTLQPVRDTRDKQVQLWKELILDYCRTQKIFVVRLEEDFPLFSNPVVERSLSHEAREAFLSALVSEGRAEWLDKGHRKCLILWHRIQEWADIILSFVKDNGLEDSVMTVEEIRSGTESRGTELHGIDRTILMRALRLLEQKGKLAIFKGTSTDDEGVKFSL; encoded by the exons ATGCAGAAATTGGGTGATTTCAAGCTTCCTCACTTCTTCAATTATCCACCATATTTCAC TTTGCAGCCAGTAAGGGACACCCGTGATAAGCAGGTACAACTTTGGAAGGAACTCATCCTCGATTACTGTAGAACACAAAAGATATTTGTGGTTAGACTGGAAGAAGATTTTCCGCTATTTTCAAATCCTGTGGTTGAAA GATCTCTTAGTCATGAAGCCAGGGAAGCATTTCTCTCAGCATTAGTATCAGAAG GACGAGCAGAATGGTTGGATAAAGGACATAGGAAATGTCTAATTCTCTGGCACCGCATTCAAGAGTGGGCTGACATTATTTTATCCTTT GTAAAAGATAATGGGCTAGAGGACAGTGTTATGACAGTCGAGGAAATACGTTCAGGGACTGAGTCTCGAGGAACAG AGCTTCATGGGATTGACCGTACAATACTAATGCGAGCTCTGAGACTACTAGAGCAAAAGGGGAAGCTTGCTATATTCAAGGGAACTTCAACTGACGATGAAGGCGTGAAATTCTCCTTGTAA